The genomic segment GCCTTTAAAAGATCCCCTGGGGCTTTAGTCGTTACGAGCGTGTTACAGGATGACGTTTGTGATGTGTCAACGTGTATGCGTCTGTTGTTTGGTTTCCGTCCAAGGAGAAGTGGGGTCAGGGTGTCTGCAAAGTCTTATGAAGTTTTCACCAGGTCGTAGACATAAATGAGGTGGTCATCGTCAAATTTGATGAAGTATACGGACGGCTTGGCCTCCACCTGGTGGATGACCATGCCTGTTCGTTTGCCTCCGTCCTCTTTGGCATACTCCACCTGTTTCCCCACCAGACTGTCCACCACCTCGCCTGGTTCCCTCTCAGCTGGGACGCTGTCATCTACGAAAATGAAGGGATGACAGACAAAAGGTAAGACAAACAAACTGCAAATATGTCATATTTCGGAAATTGTTATCAGACAAAATCCAATTTTGATTTGAAGTTGACATCCATTTGTCAAGCAGGTGTCAGTGGAGCTGTAAACAACAGTTACTTTTGTGTCCCAATGGGAATGGAATGCTAGCTCTCCAAATTAGTACAATAATTTCTGGAATATAAACCGTACCAGCTAAAATTAAGtcaaaattttgttttggtCATATATAAGAGAACATGCACAAATCATACGAGATCATAAAAGTCACAAACAATCTATAGAGAAGACGCACTGGACTACAAGCGTAcagagcttgtgcaaaaagtagcggcttatagtccggaaaatacagtaactaACTCTCCTGGTATGTTTGAGGCACTTTATCGGGGTTTAGCGCTATGTGGATTACGATGCACTGTGACCTatatttaccgtatttattctaattatcgcccagggtAATGATTAGAGAAGGTGTATGTCCAACAGGGGGGTGGGCGATTAATAACTTTTTGTCTGATCGCTAAGGGGCACTGATATGGGCGATGATATGTATATTTCACTTgtgtagtatgcaatacctgcatctcgctggtgttcttaacactagaacagtggctgttttgatctacctctaacagcggggtgcgtcaattgacgctctAGCGATGCGACACTTTACCatcgcacatcacatgttgcgcacgtcatgttatcaCGATCGTCTTGTTGgagcgcacgccccgataacgtaattgtgtgaggatattgtagaGCAGTGATGaatgtaattgtatcatagtttatggagaaaaacaatttaaaagggacatttgacgtgctgtcaaatcagtcatatttaaacttgcgcaatgatGTCGTATGTTTcggggggaatttttagcaccatgggcgataattagaggtatcaatgttttttatttatgtcatcacTAACACatactgggcgattattagaatatgggctaTAATTACAATAAATACGGTATTCACATTTTCACATAGGATAgaagttagatttttttttaatgaaatgaatgaaaatttcAATATGCGTTCCCTATGAACCCAaccacaaatgttttttgaaataaagaaaaatagaacTGAATGTAATGTAAAAAAACAGTTTGTGACACATGACTTCTTGTGCCTCCTTCAGGTGAGTGCATCTCAGCCACAAAATGATCGAAAACTGTAATTTTATATTACACAATGTTATGTCTTTTTTTCTGGTGGGGGCTGGGTAGTCAGAGACAGTAAGTCACACAcgcgcaagcacacacacacacacacacacacacacacacacacacacacacacacacacacacacacacacacacacacacacacacacacacacacacacacacacacacacacacacacacacacacacacacacactctcacttgAGTCAGGCATGATGCGTAGGTCTCCTTCTTTAAAGTCATCCAGCAATTGGTACATGTAGAGGACTGGATCTTTCTCGTAAGTAATATAAAACCAGGTGGTCATGATGGGAGCCCGGGCCAGGACCATTCCCCGCCATTCCTCCTTTGGACCTTCCTCGGTTTCAAACATATGTTCCACCGCTTTGCCTATCATTGTATCAGCTAGATTGACGTCTGTCAGGCGGGACTTAGCTGCATGAATGGAAGAATAAGAACAACGCATGAGCCACTTTTCAGGAAATCATGCAGCGCGCTGCACATCAGTAAAACTGGGATGTTCCCAAAGTAAACACCTTAAGAGTTTAGCAGTGTTTATTTAGAGAAGACAATTCGTTATGAGTGAAAAGTTTCGAACCCAAAAGGCTGCAAATTGAATCTGTGAATGCAATGTGAAGAGCACATGTAGGGCTGGTCGATTATGGAAAAAAGCTATGAATCACAATTATTTTGGTAATAATTGAAATCACAAGTCGTCAGGCGATTGTTTggtacaaaacaataaaatgtgtCAAAAAATATTAAGACAAATTTCTGTGAAACTCGATAATTATGTAAGGTCCTTAATGGACTAAACATTTTTTATGACAAAGCAGATGTACtctataaatttaaaaatagttTTCTTGTATCAACAAACATTGTACATTGGATATTAATACATATCAATAATCGTTTTTCTTACAATGACGCCAATTTGGTAATCGTGGAGTGTAGTAATCGTATTTGAATTTCGATTAATTGCACAGCCCTAAGCACATGTGACATGCATCACACACTGTGAGTGAGAGCATGATGAAATGTGTCATTCTGGACGTATACTGAATATTTGTCAGATCACAAATGACATTTCATGGCAAAGATTAGATAAAATACTGTGGATACATTCAAAGAGGAATGTCGTAAATATTCTTCACCAAGTAGTCTTAAATGGTTTGTtaattctattctatatttcaTAAGGCATGTTTTTCTCAAATTAAAAACTGCTATTCCAAGAGGCAATTATTCGATATTTTCGTCAAGATCATGAAAATGGGAAAGCAGTGTGGACATAGATCAGGGTCAAATGTTGTTGAGCACATCGCTCAACATTAGACCCTGATCTCAGTTCACACTTACCCAGTCGGTCAGGAAGCACCTCCAGTCCTTGAACTCTCTCATCCTTGTGAAGCTCCAAACCGTACACACAGTCAAAGCCATCATACTTTATTAGATAAAGAGACGGATTCACTGGGACCTGGTTGTGACAAGAAGCAAGAAGTCACTAAGTGAAAAGATTGAACACCCTTCAATATTGGGTCAAGTCAGAACAACAATACAGACATTAAGAGGAAAAACGTCAAATCTTAACACtgcatatataaaaaatatacaaaacatTTCTTCTCCTTCTTCCCCTTGATGAACTGCCTTTTCCGGTCGGCAAGTTTTGGGGCAATATTTGCACTCAATTTGTTTGCTGTTGAACTTCTGAGTTAATTTCAGTGCCGTCATTACGTGTTGCATTAATGAAGAAGAATGAGCCACGTCGAAAGAATCCACGCAAACCCAAGCCATGATATTACCTGCACTGAGTTTCACAGATATGTTTTTACATTTCAAATTATTAACTGATCTTCGTGTTTTCAAAGTTGCCTTTCCATCACATTGGTGACTGTTCCATCTATCATCACACTAGTTGCAGGCATACCgtatgaaaaaaactgtgacttatagtccggaaaatacggtataccaTGACAGAATGGGAAAAAAACCCTCATAGTTAAAACTAATGGAACCAGTATTTCTTACCTGGTCAAGAACTGTCCCTTTCCATACTACATGCCCACTTCCGTCCTTCCAGATGTGTTGGATCCTACAGCCGACAATGTTGCGTCGTGGCTGTGACATAACTTTGGTGGTTGGGCCCAGATTGCTCTTATGTTTCCTTCGGGGAGATACCAAACAAAATTGTCAACGAACAGTCATTTCAGGTGTAGTAAATACTCAAGTAGGAACTAAATTAAGGTGACGTACttattgggattttttttcttcatcatatTTGCAGAAACACCTGCATGCCCTGAGGAGAAGCAAAATCACAACAGAGTCAacaagtgggaaaaaaataaaattgcaagGAACTTGCAATCATGGTGGTTGTTTGGTCTCCCATTACACCCAATGTGCAACATCATTGTTACAGCAATGTATCATAAATAATTGATGATAAATCGAATGTCTTATTCCCATTTCAAATAAGAAATCAAGAGACAGTGACACAAATTGAATATTTTACGAGGTAGGACCTGTATCAGCAGTGTCTCTGTGATCCGGAGTGCTCTTCATTCATCTGGAGGCGGGGAGGCAGTCAGGCTGCCCAGCTACAATGCAAAACTTTCAAaggctgggggggaaaaaaaaacaaaaatcataaaTCATTATTTACAGTGGACTGtctcgcacacaaaaaaaagttacaatGTTACTTTGAAAAACCAATTTGGTTAGTTTTAATTGTTCACTGAAGAGTTGGCATTTTATTCACCAATGCCTTTCATTCATTAAACACATTTTACTTTCCATCCCTTTATTTTAAAACTAATGAAATTTGCTTCTCAACCAGTTGCTAAATTATTTGACTAGATGGCATTATTGGTTTAAAtaaacatgttttaaaaaataaaaaaagacaagtCAGTATGTTCAGCACGATGTTAGACACACAGTGTCACTTGGAAGagtcaaaaaatacaattgaTTCATAGAGCAAATTTCAAACTTCATTTTCCAaagcactataaaaaaaaaaaagagaagattttatttccaattgacataaaaaaatgcacaaagaaATTATTATTCTATTACTGGTTTGGTTACTAGCAACATGGTGATCACTGTCTTACAAAGTAAAACCAAATCTTTCATTTTGATTTGCCACAAATAATATCAGTCTGCTTTCATTGAAGACTACAGGAACCAGAATATATTTACggttttaattttaaatgaaaaaataagTATCTAGTGCATGATTAATTGATCAAAGATAACTATTGAAAAACATTTAGTTATTGATTAATTGATAACGGGTACACCTCTAGATTGATTGAATGATTTGTCTGTACTTACATTCTTCTCACATCAGATGTTAAGATTAAGAGTTTCTTGGATTCTGGCTGCTCTTCAGCTCCACATAAATCTGAACCAAACCTGAAAAAAACCCCGCTGGTGATTAAAACTTTAAGTTGATAACACCAAAAATTTGACAAATTAAcagtaaaacaaaatacaaagaaAAAGTAGCAAAGCCAATGAATTAAAATCAAATATATTTTGATGTTGGTTTGCAAAAAAATCATACATTGTAATTTATACAACCAAAACAAAGAAATATGTActgatcctgttttttttttttgccatgatcAATTATTTTCTTTCAATTGTTAAATTTCCAAATCTTCATAGAACCTTATTCAGAAAATGATTGCacgatccatccatcatccatccaaagTGCCTACCTTTAGGAAGCTATTAATGTCAGTCAAATTCATTTGCACTTGAGTGACAAAACTAAAAACACTCATTTGTCATGCCTAAATaggtgcaaaacaaaaaatagaaagtcAATTCTTCACAGTCGATTGGATTCTCAACGGTGACCACCCCCAATTACTCATTGTTAGACAAAACTTTATAATCCAACCTTAAAACAACATTGTACATGACGTTTGAGTGTATGAACAGCGACTCTTGGAAATTCTGCAACACATACTCTACACTGTGTATCAAACCGAACTTGACCTGAAATTACGTTGTACCCTGTacagcagggatgtcaaagtcaaacacaccgagggccaaaaaaacgaatttgctacaagccgagggccggactggatcaatgtttattaaaatatatcggaatgattgcacatagccttttgaactaagacctaacacagtgtacattatttaatgattaccgtatttgccggtgtattggtcgacctttttcgatccaaaatcgaccgaaaaaaatcgacctcgacttatacaccgagtcataaaatttaacttcgtattcatcgcttcaaatgtgatggtaaccaaggccgtttctcatgcatctcattgtgcgttgcacttagaaaatttgaaccgggcggcgtgcgcgagtgcgcggcccgctggaagtccaatgaggcaccgcgatctcctgcgcggtgcttataaagtgccgatccgctcggcttggagctatttccggcctcccgttggtgccgggcggcgtgcgcgagctcgccggccgcgatctcctccgcggtgcttataaagtgccgatccgctcggcttggagctatttccgacctcccgttggtgccgggcggcgtgcgcgagctcgccggccgcgatctcctccgcggtgcttataaagtgccgatccgctcggcttggagctatttccggcctcccgttggtgccgggcggcgtgcgcgagctcgccggccgcaatctcctccgcggtgcttataaagtgccgatccgctcggcttggagctatttccggcctcccgttggtgccgggcggcgtgcgcgagctcgccggccgcgatctcctccgcggtgcttataaagtgccgatccgctcggcttggagctatttccgacctcccgctggtgccgggcggcgtgcgcgagctcgccggccgcgatctcctccgcggtgcttataaagtgccgatccgctcggcttggagctatttccggcctcccgttggtgccgggcggcgtgcgcgagctcgccggccgcgatctcctccgcggtgcttataaacagccgcatgcgcggaatttgaacacatttcgtcaataaatttcgcatattgaattttgaagtttaatataatgcaacaattgagctcgacttatacaaaggatatatcataaaatcgtaaatttccgtcgaattttagggggtcgacttatacaccgagtcgacctgtacaccggcaaatacggtaaatgaatatggcaatattttgttatggctctgtcagtaacttcaagggaaaacattttcaacagccaaacagcaaaaaattcaattgttttaaaaacaaaatgtgtttcttaatatcaacataaatgcataagtaaaagtgcatgcattataagctgaaaatgtattattgtgctgctctatcgtaaaataaaaaaataatcaaatcagttgtattctttctcatggctcttatctgcaattttcccttggtccattcaactgaaaaataaatataaataaataaaattcaaaaatttacggcacacagacaaaacaatactttcttcaaagaaaaatcacgtcttgtagaaacaaatgtaaaaatgtaaccgaattaaaaaacggaaaatacgttactgttctgtgatgctcacttgtctgaggctgagcctgatacttagaggtgtctcattgtttgtacaagttcatcaatgttcggggttaggctctgaggctcaaaacccgtttttcatcaactctccttctgcaaagggccgggctgatttggcgatctcttttgccacaataaagctagccttggcagcagcctcgctttgtgatttagcatacgtgaacatagcctgtctggacttaaggcctcgttttaattcttccaccttctgtagcttttgttcatattccatattcttgtcttggtctgtgtgtttcttagacgtttgatagtgccttcttaaatttaattctttcattacagccgcattttctccacacagaagacacacaggtttgcctcttacctccgtaaacatgtactctgcctcccacctggcctgaaaccccctgttctcagcgtccaccttacgtttagccatttttgaggaggggggtatcagaaagttgaactctgctctgactactgatgaataatgaagccgcttgtgcgagctgcagggacatcgcgggctaccgttgcattgtgggaaatgtagtgttggtgcgtgcaaaacaccagcgggcggctgtggcctacgggccggttctaatagtaattcaatatcatccagggggccatagataatcaattcgcgggccggatctggcccgcgggccgtaactctgacatatgtgctgtaCAGGAAATAAACAAGCATGAAGAGCAAAAGCGGTGAAAAGAACTAGCTGAGCCTGCAACTGCTCAGTAAAGCTTTCATTTCGGAAACATGAGACTCGGGCCAGAGAGGGAGTCCCCTGTGTATTATTTATCTACAAGCAGGGGTCTTACATAACACATCTAGCTcttaaaaggagctaaaagagcAAAGAATGAGAACACGCAGAAGATAGACATGGGCAGTGACATCTAAATCCAGTAGAATAGAAACATGCCCCCTTCTCAGGTATCCCCAGCAGCTGTAGAGGATTTGAAAAGCCATTCAAGGAGCAAATGTCACATGGAAAGGATTAGCTCAAGTTGAATGGTCAAGTTGTTTTATGGCAAGCTGGGAGACTAAAAAGTCATCACAAACAAGTACTATTACACGACACGTATTAATGACTCCAAGTTGCTCTTCTGCCAGCAGGAATGTAAATTTGGACAGGGAAGCAAAAACGGGATACGACTTTGAACTGGAGTCACAATGACCTTCAGAGTCTTGACTCATGACCAAAGACTTTTGAGCGTGACAAACAACCACGGCAACAACAGTAGCGGCAATGAACCAGAATCTTGCCATAAGCAGACTGACATGCTTATCCCAGCTGGTTACCTGCAGAGGCAACCAACCTTCTAGAAACACAGATCATTTTCCTGCAgctggtggtgatttcttccctGTTGCCACAGGCAACACATGATGAGTCATCGGTTGTAATAGGGCAGAGTTATTTTGGACAGAAACGGCTCAATGTCATCTTGTGCAGCATTGAAACCAGAGAGGGGTGGTCCCATTGTAACAAGGAGCAGCCCTCAATAATCATGTTTAAAcaaactaataaataaataaataaatagctatCTTTGTTCACCACCACACCATCAGAATTTCATCAAGTTGTAGGATTATTATGTGAAAATATGTTTGCTGAAATTGATTTTCGAACACCAATTCTTCTAATACTATGAATGAAGACCTCTGATAAACTTGATATGgccgggggaaaaaaacattcaacacTATTTTCTCAGTCGTGTaaagtcgtttatattacttacaCTAGAGCTCAGCTCCTTCTGTTGTTTCAAGTgatgaaaggggggggggggggataagcaGGAAATGAGTGGTGTTTTTTCTTTAGCTTTTTTGTGATTTTACCACAGAAGGGAATCAGTGTTcaaatttgtttatttatatacaaACAGGGGTGCACAGAAAATCTTGGCTTGAGGTCCTTCTGTTGTTTCAAGTgatgaaaggggggggggggggggaagcaggCAATGAGTGGTGCTTTTTCTTTAGCTTTTTTGTGATTTTACCACAGAAGGGAATCGGTGTTCAAATTTGGTTATTTATATACAAACAGGGGTGCACAGAAAATCTTGGCTTGAGGTCAAACTCTTGCCCTCACGAATGAACTTGACAGACTTATGGCACATCCGAGGAAAGCTTATCATTACTGggtgaaaatgtcattttaatttTACAGCAACTGGAAAAACCCTTTTTCTGATTTTTGTTTGCAAGTATTCCTTAAATAACAACATATGCCAGGGTCTAAACAATAGAACCTTATTAGAACTGTCGCGGCAACACACTTGTCACTACATCAGAAGGGCATGAAAATCCAGATTTGTGCCTTCCATTGATGAGTCAACAAGCCATTATAGGCAAGAAAAAGGTGACGACACTACCAGAAGTGGTTGTTGAGTGAGGGGGTGGACAGGAGGGGTCTTTGCATTCCCCCTTAAAATACCACATTGCGCTTTCTCGCCACTAGGTAGCAATGTTTTCCACAGTTCTGAATAAGTGAAGACGCTGGTTTTCTCATTCTGAACAGCTGTtgccataaaaacaaaatgacatttgtatTCTCACCTGTTTCACACCCAAAGGTTTGCCAGCTTTCAAAGGAGATCCATTTGCAGATTTGTGTTGTATTATTCTAACCAAACTAACCACTTCACCACTCGCGGtagtgtttacttgtttgtcttttttcttgTTTGCTTGCTTTTTTTGTTAATTTGTTCGTTTATTTGCTTTCTTGATTCCActtctttttttcatttgcaattcCTTTTTCCTGTTTTGCTTAATTTTTGATTTGCAGTTGTGTTGATGTGTTTTTGTTAGCAATTCTTATTtgcttgatttttgtttgtattttgccaatcgcagtgcacacagacaaacaagcattcatACTCGCAAGCACATctatggacaatttggagtgaataATGGGCCTACCATGCACGTTTTGGGAAAGTGAAAcgaaaccagagcaccaggaGAAACCCCATGCAGGCTCGAGGAGAACATTCAAACTATTATTAGAGGAGCCACTAAAACTCACGACTTGTCATCTGCAaatcaattcaaatttatttatatagcccctaCTCAAAAAGGGTTTTCAAATTGCTTCTGGTCCACAGTTTACAATGatagacatccatccatccatttactataccgcttgtccccacaggggttgaCAGGGGGATAGACATCTTACTAACAAATACTCAAAACCATGAATTTGAATCCATCTTGGCGAACAATATGGCCTTCTGACATAACGTGAGATTGAAACAGGGGTTGAAACAGGATGAAttcagaaaaaatattttcaatagaCTTATTAAGCATTGACACTGAATCTACATAGGTGGTCCCTCAAGGTTCCCTGGCTGTGACATTTAAAGTTCAGCTGATGCTTAGAAGAGTTTTCATGATCACTTTGGAATTTCAGTGTGCTGTTTTTTCTTTacttaaattaaaaatacactaaTACTCTTCATACTGTGCTTTCAGAGGCTGCTGCATTCCTCATGACCTTGCTGAAGAGTATGACGATGACCCAGAACATAATAATGGAGAATGGCTAAAAAGAAACATGAACGCAAGCAAAGACATATCTTTAAATGGACAAAGACTATTCTGAAGCTCATTGTGTCATTAACTAGTATATGGTAAGTAGATCTTGCAAAATACTGCATGGATGATATGCTATTATTTTCACCGGTGTGCTTGTAGGACAGCAGCTGGATTGGTTTACCTGGGGGATTAAATTTACCTTTGCTTTAAATTAGTTACATTGGTGCCTATGAGCAAACATAGCAAATAATATTGGAGGTTTGAAATGCATTATACGAAAACAAAATGCAACAGCACGATATGCTCAGACAAAGACATTCTGCTCATGCAGTAAAAATAGTTGTTGGTTTTGTGACAAAAGTAGCTTGTTTTTCTGTCTGCTGTGTGAAATAAGCTTGCTAATATGACCAATGCAAAGGCTGGTTGAGAACATGGCAAATATACAGACATCATCCCCAGTGACTGAGAAACGAGTAAGCAGGTTCTGCAGGGCCAGCGTCAGCCATGTTGCTCGCTTGATTTACTCTCGATTGTTTAAACACACATACAGTGATCAGCCAGATAAAGGTGTAAATGACGTAAGGACTGACCAAAAGATGAAAGACATACATACTGCAGGAAGAT from the Syngnathus scovelli strain Florida chromosome 13, RoL_Ssco_1.2, whole genome shotgun sequence genome contains:
- the LOC125979223 gene encoding spindlin-Z yields the protein MKSTPDHRDTADTGHAGVSANMMKKKNPNKKHKSNLGPTTKVMSQPRRNIVGCRIQHIWKDGSGHVVWKGTVLDQVPVNPSLYLIKYDGFDCVYGLELHKDERVQGLEVLPDRLAKSRLTDVNLADTMIGKAVEHMFETEEGPKEEWRGMVLARAPIMTTWFYITYEKDPVLYMYQLLDDFKEGDLRIMPDSNDSVPAEREPGEVVDSLVGKQVEYAKEDGGKRTGMVIHQVEAKPSVYFIKFDDDHLIYVYDLVKTS